A stretch of the Bradyrhizobium sp. CCBAU 53351 genome encodes the following:
- a CDS encoding DUF1127 domain-containing protein, with translation MPPQLTNISPGIEGDAARRGLNLSIVQAKSAVDQALASRLKASAAALENALYDKNAAGSATRSVLGLLNQYWRALLQRRERSQVSLHDLNDRELMDIGLTRGEIDCIAPGRAIDALRDRTRYLLNRGGM, from the coding sequence ATGCCACCTCAACTGACGAACATATCACCCGGGATAGAGGGCGATGCCGCAAGGCGCGGCCTCAATCTCTCCATTGTGCAAGCGAAGAGCGCGGTCGACCAGGCGTTGGCATCACGGCTCAAGGCATCGGCCGCGGCTCTGGAAAACGCTTTGTACGACAAGAATGCCGCCGGATCCGCGACGCGAAGCGTTTTGGGTCTGCTTAATCAGTATTGGAGGGCGCTTTTGCAGAGGCGCGAGCGATCACAAGTCAGCCTCCATGATCTGAACGACCGGGAGCTGATGGATATCGGTTTGACGCGCGGTGAGATCGACTGCATCGCACCCGGACGCGCGATCGATGCGCTCAGGGATCGAACAAGGTATCTGTTGAACCGTGGTGGGATGTAG
- a CDS encoding cytochrome c, with the protein MVKSAVKCLIITGLAAGFAAAAQAEDFDVGKSEFQSSCASCHGADARGKGPVSGQLKTAPADLTMLAKNNNGVFPTNTIYEVIDGMKTIPAHGTREMPIWGERFNPIINLPHYVDPSYWQKAGPEQSPEVVVRKRILSVVDYLGRIQQK; encoded by the coding sequence ATGGTAAAATCTGCTGTGAAATGTTTGATCATTACCGGTCTTGCCGCTGGTTTCGCCGCAGCGGCTCAGGCCGAAGATTTCGACGTCGGCAAGTCGGAATTTCAGTCGTCGTGCGCGAGTTGCCACGGTGCGGATGCCAGAGGCAAGGGACCGGTGAGCGGCCAGTTGAAGACAGCGCCTGCCGATCTGACGATGCTGGCCAAGAACAACAACGGCGTGTTTCCCACGAACACCATCTATGAAGTCATCGATGGGATGAAGACAATTCCCGCTCACGGCACGCGTGAGATGCCAATTTGGGGAGAACGATTCAATCCCATCATCAACTTGCCTCACTATGTCGATCCGTCCTATTGGCAGAAGGCCGGACCGGAGCAGAGCCCGGAGGTCGTCGTGCGAAAACGTATCCTCTCCGTCGTCGATTATCTCGGCCGTATTCAGCAAAAGTAG
- the murJ gene encoding murein biosynthesis integral membrane protein MurJ: MLGRIFTVGGYTLLSRLTGFARDIMLAAILGAGPVADAFFVALRLPNHFRAIFAEGAFNAAWVPAYAHVHGEKGEAAAHLFADRIFTLLLASQVLLLLVAWLFMPQAMSILAPGFSEDAEQRRLAIELTRITFPYLLLITLVTLYGGMLNVMQRFASAAAASIFLNVAMMMTLAVAVWFPTAGHAAAWGVLISGFLQYFLLAGDLAHHGGLPRFAPLKLDEDVRGFFKALGPATLGSMGTQVALFADTIIATFLPAGALSALYYADRLNQLPIGVIGIAIGTVLLPEMSRRITANDLDGAMKAQRRAFDFTLLFSIPFVAAFLTVPDEIMRALFARGAFSKADAVAAGSTLAAYAIGLIPFVLIRSAVATFYARKDTATPVRASLTGIAVNVALKVALMGSLAQIGLALATAVGVWTNLLLVLFFAVRRGFLVLDRAWLMSLGKFLLIGIILAVAFWLIARFSGPSLGSMHFRDEVTLVLLAAGGTIVYALAILVLFGRSWLVSLVRG, encoded by the coding sequence ATGCTCGGACGCATCTTCACGGTCGGTGGTTACACGCTGCTCTCGCGGCTGACGGGATTTGCCCGCGACATCATGCTCGCGGCGATCCTCGGCGCCGGCCCGGTGGCCGATGCCTTCTTCGTGGCGCTGCGGCTGCCCAATCATTTCCGCGCGATCTTCGCCGAGGGCGCCTTCAACGCCGCCTGGGTGCCGGCCTATGCCCATGTCCATGGCGAGAAGGGGGAAGCGGCGGCACATCTGTTCGCCGACCGCATCTTCACGTTGCTGCTGGCCTCGCAAGTTCTGCTGCTGCTCGTCGCCTGGCTGTTCATGCCGCAGGCCATGAGCATCCTGGCGCCCGGCTTTTCCGAGGACGCCGAGCAGCGCAGGCTCGCGATCGAACTGACCCGGATCACCTTTCCCTATCTGCTCCTGATCACGCTGGTGACGCTCTATGGCGGCATGCTCAACGTGATGCAGCGCTTTGCCAGCGCAGCGGCGGCGTCGATCTTCCTCAACGTCGCGATGATGATGACGCTGGCGGTTGCGGTCTGGTTTCCGACCGCGGGCCACGCCGCCGCGTGGGGCGTCCTCATCTCGGGCTTCCTGCAATATTTCCTGCTTGCCGGCGATCTCGCCCACCATGGCGGCCTGCCGCGCTTTGCGCCATTGAAGCTCGACGAAGACGTCCGCGGCTTTTTCAAAGCGCTGGGACCTGCGACACTGGGCTCCATGGGCACCCAGGTCGCGCTGTTCGCCGACACCATCATCGCGACTTTCCTGCCCGCGGGCGCGCTGTCGGCGCTATACTATGCCGACAGGCTCAACCAGCTTCCGATCGGCGTGATCGGCATCGCCATCGGCACCGTGCTGCTGCCGGAGATGTCGCGGCGGATCACGGCCAACGACCTCGACGGCGCAATGAAGGCGCAGCGCCGCGCCTTCGATTTCACGCTGCTGTTCTCGATCCCGTTCGTCGCGGCCTTCCTTACCGTGCCCGACGAGATCATGCGCGCGCTGTTCGCCCGCGGCGCGTTCTCCAAGGCCGATGCGGTCGCCGCGGGCAGCACGCTCGCGGCTTATGCGATCGGCCTGATCCCGTTCGTGCTGATCCGTAGCGCGGTCGCGACCTTCTATGCGCGCAAGGACACCGCGACGCCGGTGCGGGCATCCCTGACCGGCATCGCCGTCAACGTTGCTCTCAAAGTCGCCTTGATGGGATCGCTCGCCCAGATCGGCCTTGCGCTCGCCACCGCCGTCGGCGTCTGGACCAATCTGTTGCTGGTGCTGTTCTTCGCCGTGCGGCGCGGTTTCCTCGTGCTGGATCGAGCCTGGCTGATGTCGCTCGGCAAATTCCTGCTGATTGGCATCATCCTTGCGGTGGCGTTCTGGCTGATCGCGCGCTTCAGCGGTCCCTCGTTAGGCTCGATGCATTTCCGTGACGAGGTGACGCTGGTGTTGCTCGCCGCCGGCGGCACCATCGTCTATGCGCTCGCGATCCTCGTTTTGTTCGGCCGCAGCTGGCTGGTCTCGCTGGTGCGCGGTTAG
- a CDS encoding DegT/DnrJ/EryC1/StrS aminotransferase family protein: MNQHLRSEPIPFIDVASQRRRLGASLDEAVKRVMDHCQFVNGPEVFELEKQLAAYSGAKHVIGCASGTDAILMVMMAKNVGPGDAVLCPSFTFIATASPVARTGATPVYVDVDEATFNMSPESLKRGIATARKAGLKPVAVIPVDLFGQPADHDAIAEIARAEGLFVLDDAAQGFGASYKGRKLGTFGLATATSFFPAKPLGCFGDGGAIFTDDDELAAILRSIRVHGQGVDKYDNVRLGLTGRLDTMQAAVLIEKLKIFDDEITARNKVAERYARGLSNVVTVPRLAPGNTSVWAQYTIRLPKGTDRDGFAAALKAQGVPTAIYYGKSMHQQTAYKQYPVAEGGLPGCESLSQDVISLPMHAYLTEADQERVIAAVRGALAG; the protein is encoded by the coding sequence ATGAACCAGCATCTGCGTTCCGAACCCATTCCCTTCATCGACGTTGCCTCGCAGCGCCGCCGGCTCGGCGCCTCGCTCGATGAGGCCGTCAAGCGCGTGATGGACCATTGCCAGTTCGTCAACGGCCCTGAGGTGTTCGAGCTCGAGAAGCAGCTCGCAGCCTATAGCGGCGCCAAGCACGTGATCGGCTGCGCCAGCGGTACCGACGCCATTCTGATGGTGATGATGGCGAAGAATGTCGGGCCCGGCGATGCCGTGCTGTGTCCGTCCTTCACCTTCATCGCAACGGCCTCGCCGGTAGCGCGGACCGGCGCGACGCCCGTCTATGTCGACGTCGACGAAGCCACCTTCAACATGAGCCCGGAATCGCTCAAGCGCGGCATCGCGACGGCGCGCAAGGCCGGCCTCAAGCCGGTGGCGGTGATTCCGGTCGACCTGTTCGGCCAGCCCGCCGATCACGACGCCATCGCCGAGATCGCCAGGGCCGAGGGCCTGTTCGTGCTCGATGACGCAGCGCAAGGCTTTGGCGCCAGCTACAAGGGCCGCAAGCTCGGCACCTTCGGCCTCGCCACCGCGACCAGCTTCTTCCCGGCCAAGCCGCTCGGCTGCTTCGGCGACGGTGGCGCGATCTTCACCGATGACGACGAGCTCGCGGCGATCTTGCGCAGCATCCGCGTGCACGGGCAGGGCGTCGATAAATACGACAACGTCCGCCTCGGCCTGACCGGCCGGCTCGACACCATGCAGGCCGCGGTCCTGATCGAGAAGCTGAAGATCTTCGACGACGAGATCACCGCCCGCAACAAGGTTGCGGAGCGCTACGCGCGTGGCCTCTCCAACGTCGTCACCGTGCCGCGCCTCGCGCCCGGCAACACCTCGGTCTGGGCGCAGTACACGATCCGCCTGCCCAAGGGCACCGACCGCGACGGTTTTGCCGCCGCGTTGAAGGCCCAGGGTGTGCCGACCGCGATCTATTACGGCAAGTCGATGCACCAGCAGACCGCTTACAAGCAATATCCGGTCGCCGAGGGCGGCCTGCCGGGTTGCGAGAGCCTGTCGCAGGACGTCATCAGCCTGCCAATGCACGCCTATCTGACCGAAGCCGACCAGGAGCGCGTGATCGCCGCCGTCCGCGGCGCGCTGGCGGGCTGA
- a CDS encoding Gfo/Idh/MocA family protein gives MSSKGSAPAKAGLRVGVIGAGVMGSNHARVLSGLPGVSLVGVVDPSPAHRSRATELANCPSFETLDELFAAGVDAVTIAAPTHLHHEVALACIAKNIHVLVEKPIASTVQEGREIVTAAQKAGVTLMVGHVERFNPAVAAVKQAIAGEDILSIAITRVGPFPPRMSNVGVVIDLAVHDIDLIRWFTESDIVEVQPQLSSAVAEREDIALLQFRTESGVLAHINTNWLTPFKARSVTVATRGKYVMGDLLTRQVTECFGFKPDGSYSMRHLPVGHDEPLRAELIAFLKAVRNGETPAVTGDEGVASLEIATQCLETPSRPAAKSSALKGPRRVAG, from the coding sequence ATGAGTTCCAAAGGATCTGCACCGGCCAAGGCCGGCTTGCGCGTCGGCGTCATTGGCGCGGGCGTGATGGGCAGCAACCATGCGCGCGTGCTCAGCGGACTGCCCGGCGTCAGCCTCGTCGGCGTCGTCGATCCTTCGCCGGCGCATCGCAGCCGCGCGACGGAACTTGCCAATTGCCCGAGCTTCGAGACGCTCGACGAATTGTTCGCGGCCGGCGTCGACGCCGTCACCATCGCTGCGCCGACCCATCTGCATCACGAGGTCGCGCTCGCCTGCATCGCCAAGAACATCCATGTCTTGGTCGAGAAGCCGATCGCCTCCACCGTCCAAGAGGGCCGCGAGATCGTCACCGCCGCGCAGAAGGCCGGCGTGACGCTGATGGTCGGCCATGTCGAGCGCTTCAATCCGGCCGTGGCCGCCGTCAAGCAGGCGATCGCGGGCGAGGACATTCTCTCCATCGCCATCACCCGCGTCGGCCCGTTCCCGCCGCGCATGTCCAATGTCGGCGTCGTCATCGACCTTGCCGTGCACGACATCGATCTGATCCGCTGGTTCACCGAATCCGACATCGTCGAGGTGCAGCCGCAATTGTCGAGCGCGGTTGCCGAGCGCGAGGACATCGCGCTCTTGCAGTTCCGCACCGAGAGCGGCGTGCTCGCCCACATCAACACCAACTGGCTGACGCCGTTCAAGGCGCGCAGCGTCACGGTCGCGACCCGCGGCAAATACGTGATGGGCGATCTCCTGACGCGCCAGGTCACCGAATGCTTCGGCTTCAAGCCTGACGGCAGCTATTCGATGCGGCATCTGCCGGTCGGCCATGACGAGCCGCTGCGCGCCGAGCTGATCGCGTTCCTCAAGGCGGTGCGTAACGGCGAGACGCCGGCGGTCACCGGCGACGAGGGTGTCGCCAGCCTCGAGATCGCGACCCAGTGCCTGGAGACGCCGTCGCGGCCCGCGGCCAAATCGTCCGCCCTCAAGGGGCCGCGCCGCGTCGCCGGCTGA